From Gemmatimonadaceae bacterium, a single genomic window includes:
- a CDS encoding macro domain-containing protein, producing the protein MTAGDRTAAAERTIDVRVEDLAFVTADAIAWPVTDELRATTPLLRRLEEAGGSRLRQQLTAHDALAVGSAVVTGAGDLSVELLVSAVVSSASESVSEGGVRRALLSALQRAADWQIEHLAFAPFGLGAGNLVLEDSAELMASVAAQHVARMRYPSRITIIVESPLELEVFQSALARAAR; encoded by the coding sequence GTGACTGCCGGCGATCGAACGGCGGCGGCCGAGCGAACGATCGATGTGCGCGTCGAAGATCTCGCCTTCGTGACAGCCGACGCCATCGCCTGGCCCGTGACCGACGAGCTGCGCGCGACGACGCCGCTGCTGCGTCGCCTCGAGGAGGCCGGTGGGTCGCGACTCCGGCAACAGCTGACGGCGCATGACGCGCTGGCTGTCGGCTCGGCGGTCGTCACGGGCGCGGGCGATCTGTCGGTGGAGCTGCTGGTGAGTGCCGTGGTCTCGAGCGCCAGCGAGTCGGTCAGCGAAGGCGGGGTCCGTCGCGCGCTGCTCAGCGCGTTGCAGCGGGCGGCCGACTGGCAGATCGAGCACCTGGCGTTCGCGCCGTTCGGGTTAGGCGCGGGCAATCTCGTGCTGGAGGACAGCGCCGAGCTCATGGCGTCGGTGGCGGCGCAGCACGTCGCGCGCATGCGGTATCCGTCGCGCATTACCATCATCGTCGAGTCGCCGCTGGAGCTCGAGGTGTTTCAGTCGGCGCTCGCGAGGGCGGCGCGGTGA
- the cutA gene encoding divalent-cation tolerance protein CutA, producing the protein MPHPDALVVLTTVSSDDDAVSLIRALLDRRVVACGTLLPGARSLYRWEGKLADEHEVVVVLKTRADRLPEIERAFAELHPYKLPELLALPVVTGLDRYLAWIGEETSP; encoded by the coding sequence ATGCCGCATCCGGACGCCCTGGTCGTGCTGACCACCGTCTCGAGCGACGACGACGCCGTGAGCCTGATCCGCGCGCTCCTCGACCGCCGGGTCGTCGCGTGCGGCACGCTTCTCCCCGGCGCTCGCTCGCTCTATCGGTGGGAAGGCAAGCTCGCTGACGAGCATGAAGTGGTCGTCGTTCTCAAGACGAGAGCCGATCGGCTCCCCGAGATCGAACGAGCGTTCGCCGAGCTCCATCCGTACAAGCTGCCCGAGCTCCTCGCGCTGCCCGTGGTTACCGGGCTCGACCGTTACCTCGCCTGGATCGGCGAGGAGACCTCGCCGTGA
- a CDS encoding PadR family transcriptional regulator, producing the protein MPTSKSDVLQGTLDLLVLRTLDVRGALHGYAITQHIQRGSADRLRVEEGSLYPALHRMEQAGWIRGRWGTTEKNRQARFYAITAAGRRQLAEEQASWERLTDGVSRVLRFA; encoded by the coding sequence GTGCCGACGAGCAAGAGCGACGTTCTCCAGGGTACCCTCGATCTCCTCGTGCTGCGCACGCTCGATGTGCGCGGCGCGCTCCACGGGTACGCGATCACCCAGCACATCCAGCGCGGATCCGCCGATCGCCTGCGCGTCGAAGAGGGATCGCTGTATCCGGCGCTGCACCGTATGGAGCAGGCGGGCTGGATCCGCGGCCGCTGGGGCACCACCGAGAAGAACCGGCAGGCGCGCTTCTACGCCATCACCGCCGCCGGCCGCCGCCAGCTCGCCGAAGAGCAGGCGAGCTGGGAGCGCCTAACGGACGGCGTGAGCCGCGTCCTGCGGTTCGCCTGA